Genomic DNA from bacterium:
AATGGATACGGATAAATATTTCAGAAACAGATGGGCAGTCTGAAATCGCCTTACAAACCAGAGCAATAAACCACCCAGAAAGAGAGATGCGCCCAGGATTACCCAACCGGGCAAAACCTCCACTTTTTTAAAGAGTGGAATGAAAGACAGTGCTGTCAGCAAAACGAAGAGGAGAGCGTACGCGATATGGCCTGCTGCTGCACTCAGTTTTTTCAGCCCGTGCACCAGAAGCATGAGGGTTAATGGGATCAGGAAGGAGATCATCAACGCAAGCACAAGAATATCGACCGGTTCACTCCTGCGAGCCACAAAAAACTGTGCGTTGCGCGACAGCAGATCATAGAGGGGTTGGGCGACAGCAAGATTAAACAAGACCGCGACCGGAAGAAGATCAATAAAGGAATTCCGCTCTTTTATCATCAGTAGCTTTATTTTAGCAACTGTCGTTGTTTTCTAAAGCAATTGCTGTTGCTCTCCGAGCGTTTTGAAATGCCCTCTTTGAGTCGGTGGCATTCTTTTGGAGCAAGGGCAAGAGTTTTGCAATGTGTTAACTGAGCAGGAGGAATAGGCATGAAAGTGATTCTGTTTTCGATTCTGTGTGTGGCCGTGTGTGCAACCGCCCTTTCGGCATCGTTTGAACTAAAAATAAATACTCAAGGCTTTGGTTCCGGAAGAATTGTCGGAAGCCTTCCCAATGGAACGAAGGCCTTCATTTGTGAAGTTTCGCCAAGTACTGTTTGTAGCACGCAAACGCTTCCGGCCGGTTCCATTACCCTCACCGCTACCGCCGCCGCAAATCACGAATTCGACGGTTGGAGTCACGGGACCGGATCAGCAGCGTGTAGCGGTAACGGTCCATGCACAATTAATTTGAACGCTAACTCCACCATACTTGCCACATTCTTTCCCCCTTCCGTACTGGCGTTGCAGGTCTCTGGACCTGGAAAGGCCATATTTACGATGAACAACGGTGCAGTCATTACATGCCAAAGTGGCTTTGGCCTTGCAGAACCTTTCATTCCTAATTCGCAGGTGAGTATCAAGGCCGTCCCCGATGCAGGATCGAATTTTGCCGGCTGGAAGGTTCTTTCCGGCTCTCCCGCGGGTGCCATGTGCAGCACACAGTCAAACCCTTGCGTGTTTGTGATTGACAAACGTATATCTATTGAAGCGAAATTTATCACGCCACCACCTCCGCCACCTCCACCACCTCCGCCCACAGTAACGCTCACAGTAACCAAAGGCGGGACCGGCACGGGTACGGTGACGGATAGTCAAGGGATGAACTGCGGTGCAGACTGCTCTTCTTCAGTGAGTGCAGGCACGGCGATCACGCTGCGCGCTCTGCCGTCATCAAATTCCACTTTCAGGAACTGGTCCGGTGGAACCGGCTCGGCGACTGCTTGCAATAATTCCACAGCAGCTTTATGCAGAATTACGCTGTCTGAAAACTCCACGATACGCGCGACCTTTGAGCTCACTCAGTAGCGCTTGTGGAAGGACACATTGGTGAGGAGATAAAGCAAATGAAAAAAATTACAACAATCTTGGCAAGTGTGGCTCTGTTCGTGCTTGCAAACGCAGGTTCGACATTCGCTTCGAATATTACCAAAACGTTTGAGTTCGGTCCAGGAACACAATACTCCAGTTCCGTCTTCAGAACTTTTCCTGTTCCCTGCGGCCGGCAAGTTGCGGCGGTGGTGAAGTTCAAAAGACTGGGGCCCTCTGGTACAAGTAACAATATCCCGATAATAATTGAATTGAGAGAGCCGGATACAGCAGCAAATCAGGAAGGGCCGCTTGTCGAAGCGAGAAATGCTAATGCCACAACTAGTGAACAGATCGTAACAATACTGAGCTTCGGCGGCGGAAGTCCTCGTGGATGTACTTTGCCATGGCGGGTTAGAGTCAAATACGGTGCCGGCACGCCTTCATTCGCCATATCCGGTACGATCAGGATCGACTATGACGGCACTGTGAAAAGGATCAGCATCCCCTTCACCGGCGTGCTTTTTAAAGGTGAATCCAAGTCGATTTCTTTCGGTGACACAGCTGGTTTTGCCCAGGGCATAATCGAAATAACGGCGGATTGGCATCACCAGCTTACAACCGTGCTTCCGGGACCTAATCCGATCAAACTGAGGATCGAATTGGTTAACCCGGGCGGAACGACTGTTAGGTCGGTTGAAGCATTCTCCAGTAACGAAGCGAGAAGCGAGTTGACGAAATTCAAGCTGACTCATAAAGTTGCAAGCTGCGCTCCCGGTCAGTGGAAGCTGAAAATCACGAATACAGACACCAGCGACACCGCCTTTCTCGATAACGCCAGTCCGGTATTCGTGCCGAGTTGCTCCTGACGTTGAGCGGCGACGGCTTTTCGACGCGCTTGTTATCTTGCGGACTCGAATTGTTTCAGATGATTGAGATCATGCGCTGCATAGAGTGAAACCATATCGCGGATGCTTTCTTTTCCACGCTCTGAATGGATTCCGTAATTTTCCCATGTTTCTTCGGGCAAACTTTTGATGTAGGCAATGTTTGCGCTTCGGAGGGCGCTGAAAAGGGCAAGAGTTTTTTCGGGTTCCTTTAACAGATATCCGGCTCTTTTCACGAATTTCTCCTGATCGTAAGCCTGAATATTCGCGCCCGAATCCGTGGCAATCAGCCTGATTCTGAATGCGATTACTATCTCTCCTTCAGTGAGATGCGCCAATAACTGTAGTCTGGACCATCGGTCGGAAGATTGCGTGTCGCGTTCGGTTGCTTTCGTTTCTTGCAACAGTTGCCTCAAGCGGTCTGGGGTTCCACTTAGAATTTTGAGCGGATCCTGGTCCCCCAGATATCCCAAAAGTCGTTTTTTGTAGGTTTGAACGTCTTCAGCCATGCTCTTCTCCTTGTTGTTATTGTGAAATACCTGAGACGGGAGAGCAAACTGTTCCGGTCCTTACAGCCCGGAATTGTTTCTAACTTTAGTTATACTTCCGTGCCTATCTGTTTCGGGAGGAAAGTATCGGAGTGCA
This window encodes:
- a CDS encoding proprotein convertase P-domain-containing protein → MKKITTILASVALFVLANAGSTFASNITKTFEFGPGTQYSSSVFRTFPVPCGRQVAAVVKFKRLGPSGTSNNIPIIIELREPDTAANQEGPLVEARNANATTSEQIVTILSFGGGSPRGCTLPWRVRVKYGAGTPSFAISGTIRIDYDGTVKRISIPFTGVLFKGESKSISFGDTAGFAQGIIEITADWHHQLTTVLPGPNPIKLRIELVNPGGTTVRSVEAFSSNEARSELTKFKLTHKVASCAPGQWKLKITNTDTSDTAFLDNASPVFVPSCS
- a CDS encoding DinB family protein, translating into MAEDVQTYKKRLLGYLGDQDPLKILSGTPDRLRQLLQETKATERDTQSSDRWSRLQLLAHLTEGEIVIAFRIRLIATDSGANIQAYDQEKFVKRAGYLLKEPEKTLALFSALRSANIAYIKSLPEETWENYGIHSERGKESIRDMVSLYAAHDLNHLKQFESAR